A single window of Salvia splendens isolate huo1 chromosome 6, SspV2, whole genome shotgun sequence DNA harbors:
- the LOC121807501 gene encoding sugar carrier protein C-like, with product MAGGGFGPGPGAGKQYPGNLTPYVVVTCVIAAMGGLIFGYDIGISGGVTSMDSFLEKFFPSVYKKQKADDSTNQYCKFDSQTLTMFTSSLYLAALCSSLVASTVTRKLGRKLSMLCGGVLFCLGALINGFAMAVWMLIVGRIFLGFGIGFANQSVPLYLSEMAPYKYRGALNIGFQLSITIGILAANVLNYGFAKIKGGWGWRLSLGGAMVPALIITVGSLILPETPNSMIERGQSEEARHKLKRIRGIDNVDEEFNDLVAASEASSKVEHPWRNILQRKYRPHLTMAIAIPFFQQLTGINVIMFYAPVLFKTIGFGSDAALMSAVITGGVNVIATIVSIYYVDKLGRRFLFIQGGIQMLICQVCVAIFIGIKFGVDGQPGNLPKWYAIVVVLFICIYVAGFAWSWGPLGWLVPSEIFPLEIRSAAQSLNVSVNMVFTFAVAQVFLIMLCHLKFGLFLFFGFFVMVMTIFIYFFLPETKNIPIEEMVVVWKQHWFWSRFMTDVEYGNGHGSVELKNGRGDTYHKV from the exons atggcgGGAGGCGGTTTCGGCCCCGGCCCCGGCGCCGGAAAGCAATACCCCGGCAACCTGACGCCGTACGTGGTTGTCACGTGCGTGATCGCGGCCATGGGCGGCCTCATATTCGGCTACGACATCGGAATCTCAGGCGGAGTGACGTCGATGGATTCGTTTCTGGAGAAGTTCTTCCCGTCGGTTTATAAGAAGCAGAAGGCCGATGATTCGACCAACCAGTACTGCAAATTCGACAGCCAGACGCTGACGATGTTCACGTCGTCGCTCTACTTGGCGGCGCTGTGCTCGTCGCTGGTGGCGTCCACCGTCACCAGGAAGCTGGGCCGGAAGCTGTCGATGCTGTGCGGAGGCGTGCTCTTCTGCCTCGGCGCCTTGATCAACGGCTTCGCTATGGCTGTTTGGATGCTCATCGTCGGCCGGATTTTCCTTGGTTTCGGAATCGGATTCGCCAATCAG TCAGTGCCACTATACCTATCTGAAATGGCGCCATACAAATACAGAGGAGCTCTCAACATTGGCTTCCAACTCTCAATCACAATAGGCATCTTAGCAGCCAATGTGCTCAACTACGGGTTCGCCAAGATCAAGGGCGGTTGGGGCTGGCGGCTGAGCTTGGGAGGCGCAATGGTGCCGGCCCTCATCATCACGGTGGGCTCCCTTATCCTCCCCGAGACTCCCAACTCGATGATCGAGCGAGGGCAGAGCGAGGAGGCCCGGCATAAGCTCAAGAGGATCCGCGGCATAGACAACGTGGACGAGGAGTTCAACGACTTGGTTGCAGCCAGCGAGGCCTCGAGCAAGGTGGAGCACCCGTGGCGGAACATCCTGCAGAGGAAGTACCGCCCCCATTTGACCATGGCCATCGCCATCCCCTTCTTCCAGCAGCTCACCGGCATCAATGTCATCATGTTCTACGCCCCTGTTTTGTTTAAGACCATCGGCTTTGGCAGCGATGCCGCCTTGATGTCTGCTGTCATCACCGGTGGTGTCAACGTTATCGCCACCATCGTCTCCATTTATTACGTCGATAAGTTGGGGAGGAGGTTCCTTTTCATCCAGGGTGGCATTCAGATGCTTATTTGTCAG GTGTGTGTGGCGATCTTCATTGGCATCAAGTTTGGGGTGGACGGGCAGCCCGGCAATCTGCCCAAGTGGTATGCCATCGTGGTGGTGCTCTTCATATGCATCTATGTGGCTGGGTTCGCGTGGTCGTGGGGCCCACTGGGGTGGCTTGTGCCGAGTGAGATCTTccccttggagataaggtcggCCGCCCAGAGCCTGAACGTGTCAGTGAACATGGTGTTCACCTTCGCCGTGGCACAGGTCTTCTTGATAATGCTCTGTCACCTCAAGTTCGGGCTGTTTTTGTTCTTCGGCTTCTTCGTGATGGTGATGACGATCTTCATCTACTTCTTCCTGCCAGAGACGAAGAACATTCCGATCGAGGAGATGGTGGTTGTGTGGAAGCAGCATTGGTTCTGGTCTAGGTTTATGACTGATGTTGAGTATGGGAATGGTCATGGAAGTGTTGAGTTGAAGAATGGGAGAGGGGATACCTATCATAAAGTATGA
- the LOC121807502 gene encoding vesicle-associated protein 4-2-like: protein MALVEERSSSSDGKVWGLFKLPFRNSHHTTSSSSSASANFAHYQQNYGHGNGNGHFPVEGSAAQATSVSSVARSLLPGRRRLKLDPSKKLYFPYEPGKQVRSAIKIKNTSKSHVAFKFQTTAPKSCFMRPPGSILAPGESIIATVFKFVEPPENNEKPMDQKSTVKFKIMSLKVKGPPTDYIPELFDEQKDEVAVEQILRVVFLDAERPSPALDKLKRQLAEAEAELEARKKPSEDTGPKFIGEGLVIDEWKERRERYLARQQVEGVDSM from the exons ATGGCTCTCGTCGAGGAGCGATCGTCTTCCTCCGATGGCAAAGTCTGGGGGCTCTTCAAGCTCCCTTTCCGTAATTCGCATCATACGACGTCGTCCTCCTCTTCCGCCTCCGCAAATTTCGCTCATTATCAGCAGAATTACGGCCACGGAAACGGCAACGGCCACTTTCCGGTTGAAGGATCAGCTGCGCAGGCCACCTCGGTCTCTTCAGTTGCCAGATCGCTACTTCCCGGACGCCGTCGTCTCAAGCTCGATCCCTCTAAGAAGCTTTATTTCCCCT ATGAACCAGGTAAGCAAGTCCGAAGTgctatcaaaataaaaaatacaagcAAGTCTCATGTAGCTTTCAAG TTTCAAACTACTGCGCCAAAGAGCTGTTTCATGCGTCCACCTGGCTCCATTCTTGCTCCTGGCGAGAGTATCATAGCAACTG TATTCAAGTTTGTTGAGCCTCCAGAAAACAATGAGAAGCCGATGGATCAAAAAAGCACAGTGAAGTTCAAAATCATGAGCCTAAAAGTGAAAGGGCCACCAACTGACTACATACCTGAACTG TTTGATGAGCAAAAGGATGAAGTGGCTGTGGAGCAGATACTTCGGGTTGTTTTTCTAGATGCAGAACGTCCTAGCCCT GCGCTAGACAAATTAAAGCGCCAGTTGGCTGAAGCAGAGGCTGAGCTCGAGGCTCGCAAGAAGCCTTCAGAAGACACGGGGCCAAAGTTTATCGGAGAAGGACTTGTGATCGATGAATGG aaagaaagaagagagagatactTGGCTCGTCAACAAGTGGAAGGGGTAGACTCCATGTGA
- the LOC121807154 gene encoding uncharacterized protein LOC121807154 — translation MNAIKAHALRCCQLTPPFKSRNFTEINRINISAARGRRVAVRACAEKKTERRSFLTLEEAGLVEISGLSTHERFLCRLTISSLNLLRVISEQEGCKIEELNAGKVCDWFIKDKLKREQNLDAVLQWDDSELML, via the exons ATGAATGCAATCAAAGCACACGCCCTACGCTGCTGCCAGTTAACCCCACCCTTCAAATCTCGCAATTTCACGGAAATTAATCGGATAAACATCTCGGCCGCGAGGGGACGGAGGGTGGCGGTGAGAGCCTGCGCAGAGAAGAAAACCGAAAGGCGGAGTTTCCTGACGCTGGAAGAGGCTGGTTTGGTGGAGATCTCCGGCCTCAGCACGCACGAGCGCTTTCTATGCCGATTAACG ATATCATCGTTGAATCTGCTTCGAGTGATATCGGAGCAGGAAGGGTGCAAAATTGAGGAGCTGAACGCGGGGAAGGTATGTGATTGGTTCATCAAAGATAAgctcaaaagagagcaaaattTGGATGCAGTTCTGCAATGGGATGATTCTGAACTAATGTTATGA